In Natrinema amylolyticum, the DNA window GGATCAAAGAGTCCTTGCATATCCACCACGCCGGCTACACGGACGAAATCGAGGTCGATACGATGTATCACGGCCTCCTCTGTGACACGTTCTTCCGCGGCCATTTTACCGCCTCGGAGACCGTCGACGTCCTCGATAAACGCATTCCGACCGGCCGGCTCGATCCGGATCCGGACCCCGTCGAAGTGCTCCTCGAGAAGTTTGGCTACAGCCGCGAGGCCAGCCTCGAGCTCGCCGAGCGGACGTCCTTCGACGTCGATCCGGAAGCGTTCGTCAGGAACGCTATCGGCGACGAGTTCGCGGCGAGACGGGACCGCGCGGAGACGGTCCAGAACGCGCTCACCTGCTGTGGGATCGCAAACCAGCCGTCGATGCCCTTCCACACTCACCTGTCCGATCACTTCGTGACCTCGTTTCTGGCGACGGACCGCGACCTGATCGACTGGCACCTCATGACACCGCCGGAAGACCGAACGACGGAAACGTTCCTCCGGGCGTGCGAGCGGATCGACGACGACATCCTGCGACACCGTCCGCCCGACCGACCGCACGATGCGACGCTACTCAACGAGGTGGAAGGCTTCGTTCGGCGGAAGACACCGTTTCTCTCGTCGTTCGAACCGCCGTGGCCGGACCGCAAGACGCTATTCGAACGCCACGACTTCGATCGACGGCTGTTGGGCGACCTCGAGCACGTCCATCGCTTGCCGGCCAGACACAAACTCAGACTCACCGACCTCCGCGGGTGGCTCGAGTGCTGGTCGGACTCACAGGAGCAACTCTGCTCGTGGCTGCGGCCACCGGAGCGGACGGTCGCCTAACTCGCTCGGTCCGATCCGGACGAATGGAGACTTCTCGATTGGGTTCTGCCGCGACGATCGCCCACAAAAATCATACTAAGTGCTATCTATTCCGTTCACAAGTGTAAACCGTGAGAAGCCTTATATACCACGGTGTTTTAGCGCGGAATATGCGTCTGACGCCGTCTTGGTTGCGCTCTTCGCCCGACGAACCCGATGAAGAGCGTTCTGGGGCTTCCGGTACGAGTTCGGGCGTGACAATGGTCTACGCTCCAGGAAGTGATTTCTCGGCGGACCAGGGAACTGATACTCGAGTGGAGGGGTTTCTTCCGGAATCCGACGACGCTCTCGTGGACGTCCTCAACGAGATGGACACGCCCGTGACCGTCGACGAAGTCACCGATTCGCTGGTCGAACCGGCCTATCCGCCGATCGAAACGTGGGCGACCATCCACGAGCGACTACATCAGGAGCGGCTGCCGGCACTCGACGCGTCGGGTGCCATCGAGTTCGACGAAACACAGGGGCTGATCGAGCGGTCCGCCGCTCACACGAGCGAAGGGCAGCTCTTCTCACCGGCCGTGCTCGCGACGATCTCGATCGGGTTGCTGCTCGTGTTCATCACGCTCGTCTCGGTTTCCGTCCTGATTTCCTAACGGACAGGCGTCTACTGCTTCGGTCGCCGTTTCGGTCCGTGTCGAGAACTGTCTCCCAGTCATTTCAGTTGACGAGTCGCTTGATCGTGACCACCGTAAAGACCGTGAGGATGAGCGCGCTCAGACCGATGCCCGAGAGGACCGAGGTAAACGGCAACTCCATCACTGCACCGAGGAGAATGGCGTAGGAGACGACCGTCGCTCCGATATAGTAATCGTCCCACTGTGGGCTCGCAGAGCGCTTCTCATCGGTCGATTCCTCGGTCGAGTCCAATTCGAGGTACTGGTCGACTCGATCTGCAGGGGGCTTTCGCTCGACGAGCCCGCGGTTTTGCTGGTACTCGATCAGACCCGCTTCGTCGAGTTTCGAGAGATGCGACTGGTAGAGGGGGATGTAGACGCGCTGACGCTGTGTCGACGTGAGGTTTTCGACGGTGGTATCGTGTTCCCACGCCGCGACCTGTTCTGCGACATCGCGCATGCGTACGGGCCCTTCAGTACCTCGGAGATACCGGAGTACCATCCGACGACGTTCGTTCTGCAGGAGATGAAAGATGTCGTCCTTCGAAAACGCAGGCTCCTCGGAGAGGCAATCAGCGTCCTCATCCGCGCCCTGATCGTCGTCGATCTCACCTGCCTCGTCCTTCTCTTCGGAGCTGATATGTTTCGCTTTCATTGCGCCAATTCTCCCTATTCAGAAGAGGGTAATAAAGGATGGATACCGTGTATTTCTGAATTTCATACTTTATGTATTTTTACGGGCTCTAGAATCGTTTCACGACATTTTTATACCGATATATCGCCCTTCTTAGCGCCCAGATACGGAAATTTGAGAATGGTATAGGGTTCTTTATTTCGGGATAAAAACCGCGCTGATTTCCGATGTTCGTGCCGAATTTGCGTGCATTCACCGTTCTGAGACTCTCAAGAACGGGCGAAAGTGACTTAAGCAGATCCAGTGTCGAGATCATTATAATTCGGTGTCAGACGGCCGTCGGACTGTGCCGTGGAATCGGGGCTTATCTCGGCGATAATAAACCGCCACTGTCCCCTAGTGACGACGAAATGAGCGACACTCACTGGTGGTTTTTCGATCTGGCAGTCGTCATCGCAGTCACCGGCGCCCTCACGTTCGGCATTATTTCAGGGTCGAGCGGGTCTGTGAGAATCGTGCTGACAATTCCGCTCGTTCTCTTCCTTCCTGGGTATACGCTGGTCTCGGCCCTCTTTCCGGACGAGCCAAACGACGACTATCGGACCTTCGACGACGAGAAAACTGGACTCGGCAGTCCGTTACTAGTCAGCGGTGGTCTCGAGGCGGTCGAACGAATGGTCCTGTCAGTCGTATTTAGCGTTGCGATCGTACCCGCGATAACCCTTTTCGCGACCATAACCCCAGGGGGAGTGACGCTCGAACCGGTACTCTCCGGACTGGCAGTTGTCACCGTCGTCCTCGCCCTCCTCGCGATCGGTTCTCGATACCGCTGTCCGCCCGATCGGCGGTTCACACCCTCGATATCGTCGGTCTCACCGTTCTTTACTCGAGTTCGTCCGAGTCCGTACGAGCGAATCAGTTACCGACCGTACAACGTAGCTATCGGGATCGGGCTGCTCCTATTGCTCGCGAGCGGTGGCTTTGCTCTCGCGAACCCGCCACAGCACGACGGGTTCACGGAACTGTCGATCGGATCAGAAAACGTCACCGGAGAGACGGAAACGACGTACGAGTCGACCTATACCGCGGGGGAACGTCAGGAACTGCAAGCGACGATCACGAACCGGGAGCACGAAGAGCGGACTTACACGACCGTGGTCCTACTCCAGCGGGTGAGCGACGACGGTTCCAACGTGACCGTCCGCGAATCGACGGAGGTGGACAGAAAGACGGCGACGGTTCCCGATGGCGGTACGCACCGCCAGAGCCTCGAGATCACGCCGACGATGCGGGGGGACGACCTCCGGTTGACGCTGCTGCTGTACGAGGGTGAACCGCCGGCGGAGCCGACGACCGACAACGCCTATCGCGTCGCCCGGCTTCCGATCGAGGTGGCATAGATGTGGCCGTGGGAGCACCTCGCGTTCGCGTACGTCCTGTATTCTCTGACGACGAACGTGGTCTTTCGAACGTCGCCGTCGGCTCGCGAAACGATCGCCGTCGCCGTCGGGTCACAGTTACCGGACCTTATCGACAAGCCGCTCGCCTGGACGATCGGTATCACGGACGGCGGCTACTCGATCGGGCACTCGATTTTCGTCGCCCCGTTCGTTTGCCTCGCGGTATACGCGGTGGCCGTCCGGCGAGGGGAACGAGTCCTTTCGGGTGCCTTCGCACTCGCGTACCTCTCACACCCGATCGCCGACATGCTCAGCCAGTTGTTCAGAGGACGGGCGGTCGATCTCCGGACCGTCCTCTGGCCGATCACATCGCCGCCAGCGACCTCTCACGGTGGATTCCTCGATCACTTCGCTCTCTACTTCTTCCGATACGTGCACCAACTCCTCACCAGCGGGCTGACGGTACAGATCGCGTTCCAGTCCCTGCTCGGTCTCGCCGTGCTGGCACTCTGGCTGTTCGACGGTGCGCCGATCGCTGCTGACGCCTGGCGGCTGCTCCGCGCCCAGCGACATCGATGATCGGCGATCAACCGCTATCGAAGGGGCTCCGAACGGTTACTCCAAGGAAATTACGTCTCCCGGTCGAAATCACCTGAGACCACCACTGTGCGCTTCCCGTGGCTGTTCTGTGAGATGTCCTCCGGTCGAACGACAGTGTCTCATCTGGGATACGGAACGTGACTCGGATCGCACAGAGAGCGTTGTCGATCGTCGTATCGAGTACAGGGGGAACTAGTCGTGTCGACCTCGAGAATCCGCTGAGATCGGCAGACAGACGGCAGAGGCAAGCCGATAGGCGACCGGTCGTCGGCTGTGCCATTACCGGTCGGGACGGTTCCGTCGGTTCCACTCACGGTCAGAACCGTTCGCAGTGGTCCGGAAAGAGGTGCAGTAGCCCGAAAAGGAGATGCAGTAGTCCGAGAAGATCGGGTCGTCCGGTCGAGACGACGGGGACGGTCAGTTACTTGTCGGAGAGGCCGTACACATCGTCACGTCCCCGTTCGTGTAGACCGTGGCCTGCTCCGGCCGACAGAGTTGCTCTCGAGAGAGCTGTGCGATCCGTGCGTTCCCGTCGGCGTCCGTGACGTACGTCGCGTCGGTCGATTGTTCCGATCGATAGACCGTATAGTTGTGCGCCGCGATGCCGTCCTCGGGAACCGTCGCGGTCGTCGTCGACGGATACGCGCCGGTCCGACTGAACAGCGTCTGATACGGGTGGTCGGTGTGGAGTTGCTGATCGGGGCGGATCTCGTCTCCCTGCGGCGACCCGGTCAGCTCGCCGATCGACTCGGCCGCGGCGAGCTCCGATTCGTCGTACGCGAGGCGCTCGTGCTGGTTCGAGAAGACCGGATTGTCGGCGTTGCTCTCGGCGGCGAGGACCATCGCGCCCGGATAGACGAGCACGACGACGAGCAACACGGAGGCGATCAGTGCCGGCGTCATGTTCCCTCTCAGCGCCCGTACGCCGATCGCACCGAGGACTGCCATCGGTGCGTAGAGGAACGCGAACCAGCGCGTCGGGATGAAGTTCCGGATGCCGAACATCGGCAGTCCGAGGACGAACACCAGCATGAAGGCTGCCGCCAGCAAGAGGGTGAACACCGACTGTTCGGCGCGTCGCCTGTGGACGACGTACAGACAGCCGACGAACGTGACACCGAGCAGGAGCAGGAATCCGAGGTTGTCCACGTAGGGAACGAGCTGTTCGATCAGCGAGGGCGCGGCCTCGGCCCCCGCTTCGGCCCCGTCGGACGAGTCGCCCGCGGTATTGAGGAATCCGGCGCTCTCCTCGAGCGTCTGGGTGAAGTAACTCAGGACCGTCGCCAGGAACGAGTCCTGACGATACGGTGTCAGCGACCACACGAAAATCGTCAGTCCGAGGTTGAAGACGACCAGTCCGACGAGGTTGACCGGTTTTTTCGTCCGGAAGACGCTCGTGTCGAGCCGCGTGAGCCCGAGCGGACCGATCACGAACACGATCTGAGCGAGAAACGCTGCGAGCAACAGGACGAGCATGATGAACGTCGACACCTGATGGGTGAGGATAACGGCGACGCTCGACAACACGAGGAGCGAGAAGTCCCGGATCGTGTACTCGATCCGCATCACTCGGATCAACGCGTACAACATCGCGAGGAAGAAGATCAGCCCCAGGCTCGTGGGGATGAGGTGCATTCCCCATCTCGCGACGTGGCTCGCGAAGGCGTAGAACGCCGTCGCCAGCACTGCCCACCGCGGCGAGACGAGCAAGTTCGTGGTCGCGTAGACGAGCAGGGCCGCGAGGGGCATCACGAGTCCCACGGAGAGATACAACGCGGCACGAATCGGGACGTCGTACAGCAGCGACGAAGCGGCGACCAGCAGGTGGTAAAACGGCGACCCGTAGTGTTTGTCGTGGGAAATCGCGCTCAGGGACTGCTCCGTGAGGATCGCATCGATGAATCCGCGGTGTGTCCAGATGTCGATCCCGATGAACCCCGGTGTCGCGTACAGCGCGGTGAACCGGAAGACGAACGCGAAGCAGACGATCTGGAGGAGCAGCAAGCCGGGATGGAGGTCGCGATCGCTCGCGAAGACGATCTGGCCGATGACGAGCGTCCCGACGACGCTCGCCAGCCCGAAGAAGAGCCGCGTTCGCGCCCCCTGAACGACCGTCAGCAGTACGAGCCCCGCGAGTCCGACCAGGACGACGCTCGGGAGCGCCATCGACACCGCCGACGGAAGGGTCGGGAAGGCCCGCGAGTCGTCCCGCTGATACAGGGAGAGGAGATACAACGCACACGCGGTGCCGAGGATCACCGGCACGGTATTGAGGTAAATCTGCGACGTGAGAAATCGCAGCGGAAACAGCACCGCAGCGAGCAGGAAGCCGCAGATCGCCGCGACGGTGTCGAGTCGCAGCGGTCGCAGTTCCGACAGCGATCTATACTTCATGGCTGACCCCCGTCGGACGGCACAGCTCTCCGTCCCGGTCCAATAATCGGCGGTACAGTCCGTGGAGGCGCTCTCCGAGGGACTCGACGGAGAGCCCGTCGATCGAATCGCGACCGTCGGATCGTCCGCCGTCTTCGACGGCCCGCTCAAGCCCGCCGAGGAGCGCCCCGTCGTTGTCGCTGACGACGCAGTTCGTCACGCCGCGGACCGTCTCGCGGACGAATCCGACGTCCGTCGAGACGACCGGCAGGTTACACGCGGCGGCCTCCTTGACGACCATCGGGCCGCTCTCGCGTTTCGACGTGACAAGCAGGACGTCGCTCGCGTTCATGTAGTAGGGCATCACCTCGTGAGCGACGCCGGAGACCGTCCGGAGTTCGAGGTCGGCGTCCGCGTGCTCGACGAGCCGGCGTGCCCGCGAAAAGTCCTTCACCGATCGAGTTCGGTCGTACGGGAAGAGCGCGACCGGTCGATCGGTCTCCCATCCAATCTGCTCGCGCGCGTGCGCTCGAGACATCGGCCGAAACAGCTCGGTGTCGACACCGAACGGAATCAGTCGGTGCTCGGCCTCGAGTTCGCGCGACATGGCCCGACTCGGAACGATCGCGGCGTCCGACCGGCGGGCGCTGTGGCGACTGATCGATCGGAGCCACGACTGCCGGCTCATGAGATCGGTTCCCCACAGCGTCACGACGACCGGTCGCGTCGGCTGAGCGAGCGCGAAGGGGGCGACGAGCCCGTAGTTCGCGTGCACCAGATCGTACGACGTCGACTGGACCGCCGAGAGGAGTTTCGGGTAGAGTCGGGCGTAATCGACTGCTGACCGGCCCGAATCCCCGCTGTGTTCGCCGGGGACTTCGAGGACCGTACAGTCGACGCCACGGTCCTCGAGGGCGGACACCTGCTGATCGAAAAACGGCCGCGGCGACGTGACCAGTTGGAGTACCTTCATCAGTGGCCTGTATCGGCTGCGGGAGTCGATCGTCCCGCGGTACGCGTCTGCGCGAGCGTCTCGATCCGTCGGACGACGTAGTCCGTGACGTCGATCCGGTCGGCGAGCAGGCGCTCGCGACGGCGCTCCCACGTGTCGGCGGATTCGTCGACGACCGAGACGGCCCGCTCGAGCCCGTGCGCGTGTCTCGCATCGCCGTCGTACTCGAACAACAGGCCGTACTCCTCCTCGAGTTCCGTCGTGTAGCCGAGCGAAAGGGGGTTCACGTAGACCGCGGGCGTGCCGAGCATGGCGGCTTCCGCCGCGGTCGTCGCCCCCTCGCTCAGCACGACGTCGGCGTACGCGAGCAGGTCGTGCATCCGGTCCGGCGACGTCTCGAATCGATACGATTCGAGGGCGGCCGGCGGCTCTCCTTCCGCCGTCAGTAGGACCCGGACGCCCGCATCCTCGAGTCGCTCGACGACCGCTCGGGGGTCGTCGAAGCCGCCGTGACCGACGTCGTGGGAGGCGTCCCAGCTGCTGAGTCGGACGACGGCGAACGATTCCTCGGGGGCGAGCCCGACGTCCTCGCGTACCGTCGGGTCGGGGTCGAACCGCTCGGGATGGAGATAGGCGAGTTCGTGATAGCCCGGGTACGTCACCTGTTTCGGGCCGATATCGTCCCGATAACACGCCGGTGTGGCGATCACGTCCGCGAACGGATAGCCGAGTTTCGTGATGAGAGTCGCGTGTTCGGTGTCGTAGAAGACGAGACTCTTCGTACGCACCATCGACGCGACGTGGGCGGCAGCGACGCCGCCGATCGCCGTGATCACGTCCGGATCGATCCGCCGCGCTCGCTGCAGCAGTCGCAGCTCGTACGTCGCCTGAACCGCCGCCAGCGAGACCAGCGAGTCGGATTCGCCGGCCAACACCTCGTGGTCGATGTCGTACGCTTCGAGGAGCCGGACGGCGACGTCGCTCTCGCGAGCGAAGACGTGGACGTCGTGGCCTCGCGCTTCCAGTTCCGCGATCGGATTCCGGAAGAAGTGGACGTGGCCGGGATGCTGGATCGTTATCATCACGCGCATCGTCAGTCCACCTCCGCGATCGGCCGGCGGCTCGAGACGGTGATCGCTGTCGGCGGCGTTCGACTCCGCGTCCGGACGATCGGTCCGTCGAAGACGTGACGCTGGTCTCGCATCGCTTCACAACCTCCGGTAGGCGAGTCCCGCGTCGGCGGCGGCGTCTTCGTCGACCGCGCCGGTCACGTCGATCAGTGCGGGATCGTCGGCGAGTTCGCTCGCCACTGCCTCGAGGTCCAGTTGTTCGAACTCCTCGTGGGGCGTCGCGAGCATGACGGCGTCGAACCCCTCGAACGAGAGTCGGTCCTGAACCTCGATGCCGAACGACTCTCGGGCCGCATCGTCGTCCGCGAACGGGTCGAACCCCTCGACGTCGATGTCGTACTCCCGGAGTTCGTCGATGACGTTGCCGATCTTCGAGCTTCGAATGTCCCCGACGCCCGGTTTGTACGCCAGTCCCAACACCAGGACGCGACTCTCGCGGAGCGTCTTGTGACACTGGTTGAGCGCCTTGATCGTCAGCTCGGCGACGTGGTCGGGCACCGACTCGTTGACCTGCCGGCTCGTTTGCATGAGTTCGGGGTCGAACCCTTCTCGGGCCGATCGGTACGCGAAGAAGTACGGATCGACGGGAATGCAATGGCCGCCGACCAGCCCCGGCCGGTAGTCGTGGAAGTTCCACTTCGTGCCCGCGGCCTCGAGGACGGCCTGTCCGTCGACGTCCATGTTGTCGAGCGCCATCGAGAGCTCGTTGACGAACGCGATGTTGAGGTCCCGCTGGGCGTTCTCGACGACCTTGCAGGCTTCGGCGACCTCGATCGACGGGGCGCGGTGGACGCCCGCGTCGACGATCGACTCGTACAGCGTCGCCACGTCCTCGAGTACCCGCTCGTTCTGTGCGCTGACGACTTTGACGACGTCCTCGAGGCCGTGTTCCTCGTCGCCCGGCGTGGCGCGTTCCGGAGAGTAGCCGACGAAGAAGTCCGTGCCGGCGGTCAGTCCGGACGCGTCTTCGAGTGCCGGCACGAGCGTCTCGCGCGTCGTGCCCGGGTAGACCGTCGACTCGAGGACGACCGTCGTTCCGGGGTCCATCTTCGAGCCGACGGTGGTCGCCGCGCTCTCGACGTAGCCGAGGTCCGGCCGATCGTCGTCGTCGATCGGCGTGGGAACGGCGATAATGACGTAGTCGGCCGCACCGATCTCGGTCGCGTCGGTCGTATACGAGATGTCACCGTCCTGGATCGCGTCGTCGGAGAGGTCACCGGTCGTGTCGACGCCGTCCTGGAGTCGACCCACCGTCACGTCGTCGACGTCGTATCCGATGACGCGGTAGTTCGACTGGGCGAACCCGACTGCGAGCGGGAGCCCGACGTACCCCAGTCCGACGACACAGATCGTCGCCGCACGCGTCGACTGTGCGTTCGAGTGCTCGAGGGCGGTCCCGCCGCGGCCGCTCGATTTTCGTGCGTGCTGGTCGCTCTCCCGATCGTCTGCTCGCGTCTCCGTGTCGCTGATTATCGTGGTCATGGGTGGTGCGTTGTCGCTGACCGTCGCACGACCGCGTGCGACGGTGACTCCGGAATCGGTGCACCCGCGAGCCGCGGGGCGTTCCGTGGAATCGACGAGTCGGTTGCGGGGGTTTACTATACCTCGAATAAACCGATGCGGGAGCGACAACGAGCGGACACCGGCGGTCGGGACCGCTACTGACGGATTTGGCGGGTCGGGAGTCGGTCGTCCGAGTGAGCGCTTAGAACGTTGTTAAATCACCTGTACTGCTCTATAATGAAGGGGGCGCGGGTCGGATATCCGATGCGGTCGGCGAGGTCAAGACGCTCGTGACTCGGTCTCGCACCGACCGCAATCAGAACCGCGAATCATGGTGTCCACGCCCCAGATCGGAGTCAGAGCACGGTTCGAATCGATTCGTAGCACCGTCTCGATCGACACGGTTCCGGCTTCGATACAGCGGTACGACGTCCACGCGATCGCATCGGGACCGGCCGTTCCACAGATTGGCGACCGGTCCGGTGGATCGTTGTCAGGGGTACAACTGCTTCGAGTGACGTCGTTCTGGGAATCGGCCCTGATCGCGGTTCTCTTCCTGTTGATCAGCGGCCTCATCGGTCTCCGCATGGCCGACGTGCTATCGGACCGTGATATCGACGTTTCGTCGTTCCCGCTGGTGACGGACACGGCAGGCGACGGAGATGGCTCGGATCACGCACGAACGAGCGACCGTGGAGCATACGAGTCGTATCTCTCGCCAGAAACGCCGCCACGGCTCCTGAGCGACGAAGGAAAGGTAGTCCGGCTCCTCGTCGCGAATCACGGCCAGATTCGTCAGCATCGACTCACCGAAGAGACCGGTTGGTCGAAGTCGAAGGTGAGCCGGATCTGCTCGCAGATGCACGATGACGGCACGATCGAGAAGCGATCGGTCGGCCGAGAGAACGTCATCACACTGGCCGATCGAACGTCGAGCCGAGAGACGGAGTCGGACGAAGTCGATACCCCCCTGCCGTAGGCGCGTACCGGACCCTGTCTTCACCCGCAGTCACACCCCACCCCGTTTTCAGCCACCAGTCGCTCGTTCGAGGGCGATCCGACTGCCGTCCGCGACGACCCCTGTTCCGACGTCCCGTCTCGAACTCGAGACTGTCCCGGAGTGATCGTTCGAACCCGAAAGAGAGCGGAGCGGTCACGGCATCCGGCAGGTTCGTCTCGACGCGATACAATCGGTCGTTGCCGAACGAACGAGGTCCCGTTCCGAGAGCCGGAATCGAACGACCGCCCGAGTATGTCGGGATCGCAACCCGTGTGAGACGGAAATAGACGGTTTCGAGGATCGAACGCGGAATTATACGGCCGATAGATCCCGTCGTATGCGCCGTACCGAGTTATTCGTGCTATAGTAATGGCCGCTGTCACACGTGATGAGAGTGAAGCCCCGGCCGTCGGCAGTACCGGCGGACGGGGTCGGAGATACCAATGACACGACCCAGTACTGCAGTTCAGGCAGCGGTCTCGAACCGGCTCGAAACGACCGACGCGACCACCGTCACCCGCGTCGCACGGCGTTCGTCCGATGGGACACCGCAGTCGACGACCGCCGCTCGGGAGGTGATGAGCTGATGTGCGGTATCATCGCCCGTATCGGCCACGGAAGCGCGGCGGAGACGCTCCTCACGGGCCTCGAGAACCTCGAGTACCGCGGCTACGACTCGGCTGGGATCGCCGTCCAGAACGGATCGGGCGTCAAGGTCCACAAGACGTCCGGCGAAGTGTCCGACCTCAAATCGTCGCTCGATAGCGATCCGCACGGAAACATGGGGATCGGCCATACCCGCTGGAGCACGCACGGGCCACCGACCGACGAGAACGCCCACCCGCACACGGACACGGCAGGCGACGTGGCGGTCGTCCACAACGGCGTCATCGACAACTACGACGAGCTCCGGACGGAGCTCGCGGCGAAGGGCCACGAGTTCGAGAGCGACACCGATACGGAGGTCATCCCGCATCTCATCGACGAGTACCTGGCGACGACCGACGACACCGAACGGGCGGTCCGCGAGGCCGTCGACACGCTCGAGGGGAGTTACGCGATCGCCGCGATCGTCGACGGCGAGGAGCGAGTC includes these proteins:
- a CDS encoding DUF7344 domain-containing protein; the protein is MKAKHISSEEKDEAGEIDDDQGADEDADCLSEEPAFSKDDIFHLLQNERRRMVLRYLRGTEGPVRMRDVAEQVAAWEHDTTVENLTSTQRQRVYIPLYQSHLSKLDEAGLIEYQQNRGLVERKPPADRVDQYLELDSTEESTDEKRSASPQWDDYYIGATVVSYAILLGAVMELPFTSVLSGIGLSALILTVFTVVTIKRLVN
- a CDS encoding DUF1616 domain-containing protein; translation: MSDTHWWFFDLAVVIAVTGALTFGIISGSSGSVRIVLTIPLVLFLPGYTLVSALFPDEPNDDYRTFDDEKTGLGSPLLVSGGLEAVERMVLSVVFSVAIVPAITLFATITPGGVTLEPVLSGLAVVTVVLALLAIGSRYRCPPDRRFTPSISSVSPFFTRVRPSPYERISYRPYNVAIGIGLLLLLASGGFALANPPQHDGFTELSIGSENVTGETETTYESTYTAGERQELQATITNREHEERTYTTVVLLQRVSDDGSNVTVRESTEVDRKTATVPDGGTHRQSLEITPTMRGDDLRLTLLLYEGEPPAEPTTDNAYRVARLPIEVA
- a CDS encoding metal-dependent hydrolase, which produces MWPWEHLAFAYVLYSLTTNVVFRTSPSARETIAVAVGSQLPDLIDKPLAWTIGITDGGYSIGHSIFVAPFVCLAVYAVAVRRGERVLSGAFALAYLSHPIADMLSQLFRGRAVDLRTVLWPITSPPATSHGGFLDHFALYFFRYVHQLLTSGLTVQIAFQSLLGLAVLALWLFDGAPIAADAWRLLRAQRHR
- a CDS encoding glycosyltransferase, which encodes MKVLQLVTSPRPFFDQQVSALEDRGVDCTVLEVPGEHSGDSGRSAVDYARLYPKLLSAVQSTSYDLVHANYGLVAPFALAQPTRPVVVTLWGTDLMSRQSWLRSISRHSARRSDAAIVPSRAMSRELEAEHRLIPFGVDTELFRPMSRAHAREQIGWETDRPVALFPYDRTRSVKDFSRARRLVEHADADLELRTVSGVAHEVMPYYMNASDVLLVTSKRESGPMVVKEAAACNLPVVSTDVGFVRETVRGVTNCVVSDNDGALLGGLERAVEDGGRSDGRDSIDGLSVESLGERLHGLYRRLLDRDGELCRPTGVSHEV
- a CDS encoding DUF354 domain-containing protein, producing MRVMITIQHPGHVHFFRNPIAELEARGHDVHVFARESDVAVRLLEAYDIDHEVLAGESDSLVSLAAVQATYELRLLQRARRIDPDVITAIGGVAAAHVASMVRTKSLVFYDTEHATLITKLGYPFADVIATPACYRDDIGPKQVTYPGYHELAYLHPERFDPDPTVREDVGLAPEESFAVVRLSSWDASHDVGHGGFDDPRAVVERLEDAGVRVLLTAEGEPPAALESYRFETSPDRMHDLLAYADVVLSEGATTAAEAAMLGTPAVYVNPLSLGYTTELEEEYGLLFEYDGDARHAHGLERAVSVVDESADTWERRRERLLADRIDVTDYVVRRIETLAQTRTAGRSTPAADTGH
- a CDS encoding nucleotide sugar dehydrogenase, producing the protein MTTIISDTETRADDRESDQHARKSSGRGGTALEHSNAQSTRAATICVVGLGYVGLPLAVGFAQSNYRVIGYDVDDVTVGRLQDGVDTTGDLSDDAIQDGDISYTTDATEIGAADYVIIAVPTPIDDDDRPDLGYVESAATTVGSKMDPGTTVVLESTVYPGTTRETLVPALEDASGLTAGTDFFVGYSPERATPGDEEHGLEDVVKVVSAQNERVLEDVATLYESIVDAGVHRAPSIEVAEACKVVENAQRDLNIAFVNELSMALDNMDVDGQAVLEAAGTKWNFHDYRPGLVGGHCIPVDPYFFAYRSAREGFDPELMQTSRQVNESVPDHVAELTIKALNQCHKTLRESRVLVLGLAYKPGVGDIRSSKIGNVIDELREYDIDVEGFDPFADDDAARESFGIEVQDRLSFEGFDAVMLATPHEEFEQLDLEAVASELADDPALIDVTGAVDEDAAADAGLAYRRL
- a CDS encoding DUF7343 domain-containing protein translates to MVSTPQIGVRARFESIRSTVSIDTVPASIQRYDVHAIASGPAVPQIGDRSGGSLSGVQLLRVTSFWESALIAVLFLLISGLIGLRMADVLSDRDIDVSSFPLVTDTAGDGDGSDHARTSDRGAYESYLSPETPPRLLSDEGKVVRLLVANHGQIRQHRLTEETGWSKSKVSRICSQMHDDGTIEKRSVGRENVITLADRTSSRETESDEVDTPLP